In Schizosaccharomyces osmophilus chromosome 2, complete sequence, the following proteins share a genomic window:
- the trp663 gene encoding plasma membrane TRP-like ion channel — protein sequence MICVFIVLLTLICGLILPTEGLIRVEKRPDNRLYTAEYTSCMQDSLISFERFDASYYSRNLSIVLDIHGYSNLDANVTFDITVDAYGSQRARFKFDPCNMNLGNACPLTKNSIIETQGVLPISFQDVKMVPNLAWTIPDFEGFVKFRMYRTEDLENSSIDESHPLACIVASLENGHTFQKRVIFALSIVSFSLAIVGFLGFCVIGMEHGIYMLRPVIANSVPSIQHIVDLLQCIVLTAAVGVEQPKVLVSWASNFAWIIGLIPNRQLKNSINSFLKHSGGDLNSQPIGIHRRTVTASNPEDSVVDAYSGLVGLANRFHITSPDFFTLSLIWFVISLGIIGGALIGFMCISQLFLKLRFIRPFSCEYVLKCWKRLLFNALMKWVFICFPILIMFAVFQFTLSDAYGPVILAAILLALLMGLFAWCFLKLAKAVRISRSVTKYPKESINDLNVLSWSGWMHMDLKEHCWYFFIIRFSVVVLSGLLFALLQNYGKVQAIVLFAIEVVAIGFLIGLRPYFGLCSMICALLVSGTRLVSMALLIPMAFNLNTISKVVIGIIIIIVQGLVFSTLTIWGLLNFLSMLVTLWPVIKYQPKWLRQLFQQDEQDSQLDIDDHKLNGKEEDPAVSSLLLENLSFERNKEVPWLHYDNDRPKATEASSTIIPMPMHPSTKSSHSFSDFSEIQRTPPEFYTASSNPFE from the exons atgatatgTGTATTTATAGTGCTTTTAACGCTGATATGTGGATTGATACTTCCTACAGAAGGGTTAATTCGTGTTGAAAAGCGACCAGATAATCGTCTTTACACTGCTGAATACACTTCATGTATGCAAGATTCCTTaatatcttttgaaagattcgATGCCAGTTACTACTCACGTAACTTGTCTATTGTTTTAGACATCCATGGTTATTCTAACTTGGATGCAAATGTAACCTTTGATATAACGGTTGATGCTTATGGCAGCCAGCGTGCTAGATTCAAGTTCGATCCATGTAACATGAATTTGGGAAATGCTTGCCcattgacaaaaaattcaattatTGAAACTCAAGGAGTTCTTCCGATTAGTTTCCAAGATGTCAAAATGGTTCCCAATCTAGCATGGACGATTCCCGattttgaaggatttgTCAAATTTAGGATGTATCGCACAGAGGATTTAGAGAACTCTTCTATAGATGAATCACACCCTCTTGCATGCATTGTAGCATCTTTAGAAAATGGGCATACGTTCCAAAAAAGAGTAATTTTCGCACTCTCAAtcgtttcattttctttggcCATTGTCGGGTTCCTTGGCTTCTGTGTGATTGGCATGGAACATGGTATTTATATGTTACGGCCCGTGATTGCAAACTCAGTCCCTTCTATCCAACATATAGTAGACCTTCTACAATGTATCGTACTTACCGCAGCCGTTGGAGTCGAACAACCAAAAGTTTTGGTATCATGGGCCAGCAACTTTGCATGGATTATTGGGCTGATTCCAAATCGACAACTCAAAAACAGTATAAACTCGTTTTTGAAGCATTCTGGAGGTGACCTAAATTCACAACCTATCGGCATACATCGTCGCACGGTAACTGCATCCAACCCCGAAGATTCTGTTGTTGATGCATACTCTGGACTGGTAGGATTAGCAAACAGATTTCATATCACTTCTCCAGATTTTTTTACTCTTTCACTGATATGGTTTGTCATTTCCCTTGGAATTATCGGAGGTGCTTTGATTGGTTTTATGTGCATTAGTCAActctttttaaaacttcGATTTATTCGTCCCTTTTCTTGCGAATATGTGCTGAAGTGTTGGAAAAGGCTCCTCTTCAATGCACTTATGAAATGG GTTTTTATCTGCTTCCCTATCTTGATCATGTTTGCTGTTTTCCAGTTTACATTGTCAGATGCCTATGGACCTGTAATTCTCGCCGCCATATTGCTTGCCTTATTAATGGGACTATTTGCCTGGtgctttttaaaattaGCCAAGGCAGTTCGTATTAGCCGATCTGTAACCAAATATCCAAAGGAAAGCATCAATGATCTTAATGTATTATCGTGGTCGGGCTGGATGCATATGGATTTGAAAGAGCACTGTTGGTACTTCTTCATTATACGTTTCTCAGTAGTCGTCCTTTCAGGACTCCTATTCGcgcttcttcaaaattatgGGAAGGTCCAAGCTATTGTTCTCTTTGCGATTGAAGTTGTTGCAATAGGTTTCTTAATTGGACTACGTCCGTACTTTGGGCTTTGCAGCATGATATGTGCACTTTTGGTTAGCGGAACGCGTCTTGTTTCAATGGCGTTACTAATTCCGATGGCATTCAATTTAAATACCATCTCGAAAGTGGTAATTGGGATCATAATCATTATCGTCCAAGGACTCGTATTTTCCACGCTAACAATTTGGGGACTTCTAAACTTTCTGAGTATGCTTGTTACATTATGGCCTGTAATTAAGTATCAGCCAAAATGGCTTCGTCAATTGTTTCAGCAAGATGAGCAAGATTCACAACTTGATATTGATGATCACAAACTGAACgggaaggaagaagatcCTGCAGTTAGCTCGCTTTTACTTGAAAACCTTTCCTTCGagagaaataaagaagttCCTTGGCTGCATTACGATAACGACCGTCCAAAAGCAACAGAAGCTTCCTCTACAATCATACCAATGCCTATGCATCCATCGACGAAATCCTCACATTCTTTTTCGGATTTTAGTGAAATTCAACGAACTCCACCAGAATTTTATACAGCATCTTCGAATCCGTTTGAGTAA
- the naa50 gene encoding NatA N-acetyltransferase subunit Naa50, producing the protein MIELDAINPNNLKVLEVINQKTIPKEVRSFSPQFYKETLQIGPLAQYAYFNNVCVGAVRCKKETHNKSSKLQILSLGVLPPYRKYGVGSQLLEHAVNTAKEIGSKEIYVQLPQALESKDWFLVRGFTELSDSSNEETAVLVHPLQ; encoded by the coding sequence ATGATTGAGTTAGACGCCATAAATCCAAATAACCTGAAGGTTTTAGAGGTgataaaccaaaaaacaattccaaAGGAAGTTCGCTCGTTTTCTCCGCAGttttacaaagaaactttACAAATTGGACCCTTAGCACAATATGCGTATTTTAACAATGTTTGCGTAGGAGCTGTTCGCTGTAAAAAGGAGACTCACAATAAAAGCAGTAAATTGcaaattttgtctttagGCGTGTTACCACCATACCGAAAATATGGTGTGGGATCTCAACTTTTGGAGCATGCCGTGAATACCGCTAAGGAAATTGGATCAAAGGAGATTTATGTTCAACTCCCTCAGGCATTAGAATCTAAAGATTGGTTTTTGGTTCGAGGATTCACAGAATTGAGTGATTCCAGTAACGAAGAGACAGCCGTTCTTGTCCATCCTCTGCAATAA
- the cid12 gene encoding poly(A) polymerase Cid12 produces the protein MGRLLLNLEPVPWGKSDLNDNERILSFLDFIRPKHEELEYRKQIVQKLQDHLQRVLSNPELQEYGSLYTGLSLNISDIDLSLKSPAVSEMDKRRVTMFLRTYMDPNTEFHFGARVPRVYFHDVSGTAIDLTFANEKACLSAELQSAYYEKNPVYGTLLMLLKHWVYERDLDRVHHGGISSCALSYMLIGWLEMRYHKKGVSSKEQPLRSLLQSFFQFWSVEWSYELFVLRPLTGQIVPKLQKGWSNEAKPNLLSIEDPLEKNNDIGKQSFQIAMIQAAFLASYNELLSDKEWLNTFAITEAELKLCEKRNRAMHPPSLVSQYDDDDEEL, from the coding sequence ATGGGTCGTTTGCTGTTAAACTTAGAGCCAGTTCCATGGGGAAAAAGTGATTTGAATGATAATGAGCGAATACTATCTTTTTTGGACTTCATACGACCGAAACACGAAGAGCTAGAGTATCGAAAACAAATAGTGCAGAAGCTTCAGGATCATCTACAGAGAGTCCTTTCAAATCCGGAATTGCAAGAATACGGAAGCTTATATACTGGTCTGTCTTTAAATATTAGTGATATCGACTTGTCTTTGAAGAGTCCTGCGGTGAGCGAGATGGATAAACGACGTGTGACAATGTTTTTGCGTACATATATGGATCCCAACACagaatttcattttggtGCACGAGTTCCGCGTGTTTACTTTCACGATGTGAGCGGTACTGCCATAGACTTGACATTCGCGAATGAAAAGGCTTGTCTTAGTGCTGAATTACAGTCTGCctattatgaaaaaaaccCCGTTTATGGAACATTATTAATGCTATTGAAACATTGGGTATATGAGCGAGACCTCGACCGTGTTCATCATGGTGGAATCAGTAGCTGTGCACTTTCTTACATGTTGATCGGATGGCTTGAAATGCGATATCACAAAAAAGGTGTGTCGTCGAAAGAGCAGCCTTTACGATCTCTATTACAAagcttctttcaattttggaGTGTCGAATGGTCCTATGAACTCTTTGTTTTACGTCCATTAACTGGTCAAATTGTGCCGAAGTTACAAAAAGGATGGTCCAATGAAGCTAAACCGAACTTGTTGTCTATTGAAGATCCGttggaaaagaacaatGACATTGGCAAGCAATCATTTCAGATAGCCATGATTCAAGCTGCTTTTTTAGCTTCATATAATGAACTTTTGTCTGACAAGGAGTGGTTGAATACTTTTGCTATCACAGAAGCTGAACTCAAGCTATGTGAAAAGAGAAACCGTGCAATGCATCCTCCATCGCTGGTTTCTCAGTACGACGATGACGACGAGGAACTTTGA
- the saf1 gene encoding splicing associated factor Saf1: MLSKRGYNPVQAETKKKKKREQTKLREERAKRYEDKLSHKNVGQIERQISELAALEGSQGLNAHDKQILQNLEKDLAVIRKKNIHGHSVGRIESEKTKEEERRTKPKRPFMPKNPKKSIYYDAVFNPFGVPPPGMSYREKEEESSETDESVIDIPMPEGEYPFEEKKKKDNRKARNVGRRRDETTSNRVAPDIKTSDAAEALKPQKTDASKEDVVTEYSAQPIVRDLRKEATQFLPATVRNQKRKSREDDSPVAQDHAEKKQNQDPEDELSKFYQELNGA; the protein is encoded by the coding sequence ATGCTGTCTAAACGAGGGTATAATCCAGTTCAAGcggaaacaaaaaaaaagaagaagagggAACAAACCAAGCTCCGCGAAGAACGAGCCAAGCGCTATGAAGACAAGCTATCGCATAAAAATGTAGGACAAATAGAGCGCCAAATATCGGAATTGGCTGCGTTGGAAGGATCGCAAGGCCTTAATGCTCATGATAAACAAATCTTGCAGAACTTAGAAAAGGACTTAGCTGTCATacgaaagaagaatattcACGGTCATTCGGTAGGTAGAATTGAGtctgaaaaaacaaaggaagaagaacgAAGAACTAAACCGAAACGTCCGTTCATGCCTAAAAATCCTAAGAAAAGTATTTATTATGATGCAGTGTTTAATCCATTCGGCGTACCTCCTCCGGGAATGTCATATCgcgaaaaggaagaagaaagttcAGAGACTGATGAGTCCGTAATTGATATACCAATGCCTGAAGGAGAATATCCTTttgaggaaaagaagaaaaaggataacAGAAAAGCTCGAAATGTAGGAAGACGGCGAGATGAAACCACATCGAACCGGGTTGCCCCAGATATTAAAACATCAGATGCCGCAGAAGCACTAAAACCCCAGAAAACTGATGCTTCGAAAGAGGATGTAGTTACAGAGTATTCTGCTCAACCGATCGTCCGAGATTTGCGAAAGGAAGCTACTCAGTTTCTCCCTGCAACTGTGCGCAATCAGAAGCGCAAGTCTAGAGAAGATGATTCACCAGTCGCTCAAGACCAtgctgaaaagaaacaaaatcaagaCCCAGAAGACGAATTAAGTAAGTTTTATCAAGAACTCAATGGAGCATAA
- a CDS encoding DUF3818 and PXA domain conserved fungal protein, with translation MDDLTSILLLLELQHEFSGLKIPGRLAKYGPPFKPKEEFLDADVSPVMTFIVQSCVFTPTLPGVNKVPDEFWSGELQPLLEKIGKHNLSDSYDHGRVSKRKMIGFAVIVVLHVLAKGLMGKAPMDPENNRQDDNIAGTDSSHSSSKTSPKVRNSLPTESNDINGVQKSLANVRLNENLKAIKYPSKKRLKEAYSLFVYGDGLDEIIRLLGESEDISNWGEPLNSLAENIRYTIASLLHFVFVTVDRTPQSPHLANDGKGPEGIVERIYNRVPWFLTRQVLRVGNAGLLMSGLTRLFLMKPLSWFGESRNLLQTMLSGIFSADLEHTDNVLKGIDTNFADDPKWTQMREALQWYAQLSRIRQDEVRDQSIQQKLNITVAILKEYQIEKKLNADVAGSAEEKATSETNVDSSEVYTVSLSSDGEKDSHKFDPFSDIGVQTAMKYFDAVLTHRDRECLIHDLCEDNQLTDIVREVMSCFYTIIYDAHQAADFSRAIYDFQCFLYDLIQLSKAAAPLSSFVELVEKYQSCFLRFVHRLIVNAPDLCAQWCVWYRHCLDECNIKSQSPDTVKATQDALNSLDDDTKQKVLHEIETYINDLEKEKEVTIEKNECTSEWHFHLAKLFGSAIITPTKAKGSPQPQLPECNINLTMTRKHLLAPFRKCLMQQLDTLYEEKESKGSKD, from the exons ATGGACGATTTAACATCAATATTGCTGCTTCTTGAACTGCAGCATGAGTTTAGCGGCCTCAAAATTCCCG GTCGACTAGCAAAGTATGGACCTCCATTTAAGCCTaaggaagaatttttgGATGCGGATGTCTCTCCAGTGATGACATTTATCGTACAAAGTTGTGTATTTACACCTACACTTCCAGGCGTGAACAAGGTGCCAGATGAGTTTTGGAGTGGAGAACTTCAGCCtttattggaaaaaattggTAAACATAACCTTTCAGATTCGTATGACCATGGTCGGGTTAGCAAGCGAAAAATGATTGGGTTTGCCGTAATCGTTGTCTTACACGTACTGGCTAAAGGGCTTATGGGAAAGGCTCCTATGGATCCTGAAAACAACAGGCAGGATGACAATATAGCAGGGACTGATTCATCCCATTCAAGTTCGAAAACTTCACCCAAGGTTAGGAATTCGTTACCTACTGAAAGCAATGATATAAATGGGGTGCAGAAGAGTCTCGCAAATGTAAGGCTcaatgaaaatttgaaagcGATTAAATATCCTTCTAAAAAGCGACTGAAAGAAGCATACtccctttttgtttatggcGATGGTTTGGATGAAATTATCCGCCTCCTTGGCGAATCTGAAGACATAAGCAACTGGGGCGAACCCCTAAATTCTCTAGCTGAGAATATTCGCTATACGATTGCGTCtcttttacattttgtttttgtcaCCGTGGACAGAACTCCGCAATCACCTCACCTTGCAAATGATGGAAAGGGACCAGAAGGCATCGTTGAGCGCATATATAACCGTGTTCCATGGTTTTTGACCCGTCAGGTTCTACGCGTAGGAAATGCCGGGCTTTTAATGTCAGGGCTTACTCGActatttttgatgaaacCTCTCTCATGGTTCGGCGAAAGCCGCAATTTGCTTCAGACAATGCTTTCTGGAATTTTTAGCGCTGATTTGGAACACACCGATaatgttttgaaaggaaTCGACACAAATTTTGCTGATGATCCGAAGTGGACTCAAATGAGAGAAGCACTTCAATGGTATGCGCAACTCTCAAGAATTCGTCAAGATGAAGTTCGCGACCAAAGTATCcaacaaaaattaaatataaCCGTCGCAATTCTAAAGGAATATcagattgaaaagaaactaaaTGCTGATGTTGCTGGCTCtgcagaagaaaaagctacTTCGGAAACCAATGttgattcttctgaagTATATACTGTTTCCTTATCTAGTGATGGTGAAAAAGATAGTCATAAATTCGATCCCTTTTCAGACATTGGGGTCCAAACGGCGATGAAGTATTTTGATGCTGTTTTGACTCACCGTGATCGTGAATGTCTTATTCATGATTTATGTGAAGACAATCAGTTGACTGATATAGTAAGAGAGGTTATGAGCTGTTTTTACACGATTATATATGATGCTCACCAAGCTGCGGATTTTTCGCGGGCGATCTATGACTTCCAGTGCTTTTTATACGATCTTATCCAACTCTCAAAGGCTGCCGCTCCTTTGTCGAGCTTTGTTGAGCTGGTGGAGAAATATCAAAGTTGCTTTCTTCGGTTTGTCCATCGTTTGATAGTTAATGCTCCCGATTTATGTGCTCAATGGTGTGTTTGGTACCGCCATTGCTTAGATGAGTGTAACATCAAATCCCAATCGCCTGATACTGTCAAGGCCACTCAAGATGCATTAAATTCTTTGGATGATGATACAAAACAGAAGGTTTTGCATGAAATTGAAACTTACATTAATGAtctggaaaaagaaaaggaagttacaattgaaaagaatgaatgtACTAGCGAATGGCACTTTCATTTGGCCAAACTTTTTGGATCTGCCATCATTACTCCAACTAAAGCCAAAGGTTCTCCTCAACCGCAACTACCGGAGTGTAATATCAATTTAACAATGACTAGAAAACATCTGTTGGCTCCTTTTCGTAAATGTCTCATGCAACAATTGGATACATTATacgaagaaaaggaaagtaaGGGTTCTAAAGATTAA